From a region of the Alnus glutinosa chromosome 1, dhAlnGlut1.1, whole genome shotgun sequence genome:
- the LOC133858292 gene encoding probable polygalacturonase, translating to MASLQTNTMETCRRSFRTSHVIQTISAILILGMLNLRVAECTVKVSSTLQYRAINCRKHSAILTEFGAVGDGKTSNTKAFMAAIDSLGKHAEDGGAELIVPPGKWLTGSFNLTSHFTLFLHEDAVILASQDMESEWPLLPALPSYGRGRDAAGGRFSSLIFGTNLTDVVITGHNGTIDGQGAFWWDKFHNNELKVTRPYMIELMYSDQIQISNLTLINSPSWFVHPVYSSNVLIQGLTILAPVDSPNTDGIDPDSCTNTRIEDCFVVSGDDCIAVKSGWDQYGIKFGMPTKQLVIRRLTCISPDSATIALGSEMSGGIQDVRAEDITAIDTQSGVRIKTAIGRGAYVKDIYVRRMTFKTMKYVFWMSGAYNQHPDTRFDRNALPKIEGINYRDVVAENVTYSARLDGISDNPFTGICISNATITLTAKPKKLQWNCTDIAGVTSNVTPQPCSLLPEKEGVDCPFPEDRLPIDDIQLKTCSASTSALV from the exons ATGGCTTCTCTTCAA ACCAATACCATGGAGACATGTCGAAGATCATTCAGAACATCCCAT GTTATCCAGACCATCTCAGCAATTCTTATATTGGGAATGCTAAACTTACGAGTCGCAGAATGTACAGTTAAGGTTTCGTCCACCTTGCAGTACCGGGCAATAAATTGTCGAAAGCATAGTGcgattttgacggaatttggaGCGGTTGGCGATGGAAAAACATCAAACACTAAAGCTTTCATGGCTGCAATTGATAGCCTCGGCAAGCATGCAGAAGATGGTGGGGCGGAGCTTATTGTACCTCCGGGAAAATGGTTAACTGGAAGCTTTAATCTCACTAGCCACTTCACTCTTTTTCTCCACGAGGATGCTGTCATTCTTGCATCTCAG GATATGGAGTCAGAATGGCCTCTTCTTCCTGCACTGCCTTCTTACGGGAGGGGAAGGGATGCAGCTGGTGGGCGGTTCAGCAGTCTCATATTTGGAACAAATCTCACAGACGTCGTAATCACTG GTCACAATGGCACGATTGATGGCCAGGGTGCATTTTGGTGGGACAAGTTTCACAATAATGAGTTGAAAGTCACCCGACCATACATGATCGAGCTCATGTACTCTGATCAAATCCAGATATCTAATCTTACGCTAATCAACTCTCCATCGTGGTTTGTCCATCCGGTTTACAGCAG TAATGTACTAATCCAAGGACTGACGATCCTTGCACCAGTTGACTCTCCTAACACTGATGGGATAGACCCAG ATTCGTGCACAAACACTCGTATTGAAGATTGCTTCGTAGTCTCAGGAGACGACTGCATTGCCGTGAAAAGTGGTTGGGATCAATACGGAATCAAATTTGGAATGCCCACAAAGCAGCTTGTCATCAGAAGGCTTACTTGCATTTCCCCCGACAGTGCTACCATTGCTCTAGGCAGTGAAATGTCTGGTGGAATTCAAGATGTTAGAGCCGAAGACATCACAGCCATTGATACACAATCAGGTGTTAGAATCAAGACTGCCATCGGAAGAGGAGCTTATGTGAAGGACATCTACGTGAGAAGAATGACATTCAAGACAATGAAGTATGTTTTCTGGATGTCAGGGGCTTACAATCAGCACCCTGACACTAGATTCGATCGAAATGCCCTTCCAAAGATTGAAGGAATTAATTATAGAGACGTGGTGGCCGAGAATGTTACTTATTCAGCAAGACTTGATGGAATCTCTGACAATCCTTTTACAGGAATATGCATTTCTAATGCTACTATTACTTTGACTGCGAAGCCAAAGAAATTGCAATGGAACTGTACTGATATTGCGGGGGTGACAAGCAACGTGACTCCTCAGCCATGTAGTTTGTTGCCGGAGAAAGAAGGTGTTGATTGTCCCTTCCCCGAGGATCGGCTGCCCATTGATGATATTCAGTTGAAGACTTGTTCTGCTAGTACCAGTGCCCTCGTGTAA
- the LOC133858293 gene encoding beta-carotene hydroxylase 2, chloroplastic-like: MAVGLIAAATPKPFRLFQHALLQKPSPLFTSLALRRSKIHKTRRKTCFTICVIMEDQNRNSPLENLKAEDPGGMNSQIPSIRVTERLARKRSERFTYLVAAVMSSFGITSMAVMAVYYRFSWQMEGGEVPLSEMFGTFALSVGAVVGMEFWARWAHKALWHASLWHMHESHHRPRDGPFELNDVFAVINAVPAIALLAYGFFHKGHVPGLCFGAGLGITVFGMAYMFVHDGLVHKRFPVGPIANVPYFRRVAAAHTLHHSDKFDGVPYGLFLGPKELEEVGGLEELEKEISRRSKSYNGG, translated from the exons ATGGCGGTTGGACTCATCGCCGCCGCAACCCCCAAACCCTTCCGTCTCTTCCAGCACGCCCTCCTCCAAAAACCCTCACCCCTCTTCACCTCCTTGGCTCTCCGCCGTAGCAAAATCCACAAAACCAGAAGAAAAACATGCTTCACTATCTGTGTGATCATGGAGGACCAAAACCGAAATTCCCCGTTGGAGAATCTCAAAGCGGAAGATCCTGGTGGTATGAATTCTCAGATCCCATCCATACGTGTGACAGAGAGGTTGGCCAGGAAGAGATCGGAGAGGTTCACTTATCTCGTAGCCGCTGTTATGTCTAGCTTTGGTATTACTTCCATGGCTGTCATGGCTGTTTATTATAGATTTTCTTGGCAAATGGAG GGTGGAGAGGTGCCCTTGTCTGAAATGTTTGGTACATTTGCTCTCTCTGTGGGTGCTGTG GTGGGTATGGAGTTTTGGGCAAGATGGGCTCACAAAGCTCTCTGGCACGCTTCCTTATGGCATATGCATGAG TCGCACCATCGACCAAGAGACGGTCCGTTCGAGCTCAACGATGTTTTTGCCGTAATCAACGCCGTCCCTGCTATTGCTCTCCTGGCCTATGGTTTCTTCCACAAGGGCCACGTGCCTGGCCTGTGTTTCGGCGCT GGTCTTGGAATTACGGTGTTTGGCATGGCGTACATGTTCGTCCACGACGGTCTGGTTCACAAAAGATTCCCAGTGGGGCCCATCGCCAACGTGCCCTACTTCAGGAGGGTCGCTGCGGCTCACACG CTCCATCACTCGGATAAGTTCGATGGTGTGCCCTACGGTTTGTTTTTGGGACCTAAG GAACTGGAAGAAGTGGGAGGGCTGGAAGAATTGGAAAAGGAGATAAGTAGGAGAAGCAAATCGTATAACGGCGGATGA